One Rhizobiales bacterium GAS188 DNA window includes the following coding sequences:
- a CDS encoding MHYT domain-containing protein, NO-binding membrane sensor has protein sequence MRVTHEPWLVILSLVVAIQGAYVGLNLAVQVRQAEGLRRRLLLAGAAISLAVAIWAMHFVGMLAARLPFTVDYLVFPTLLSFLVCVIVVGTAVFAASAGPLTMIRLAASACVMGGGIATMHYIGMSALHASAHMVHEAPFVVASVLVGIAASGLALWLASDRGGRPPLLLSATALGLAIAGMHYTAMAGLTIYPFGQPTSGAPALSTDLLAIVVAIVAFLGSAIFLLALVPDRAAAPARLDVPAAQLVTVPAQPAEPPAAPVAVVAAVPGNRSDEAGPEFGRGTFGPLGGAGNPPRRLARQLPVERDGATYFVPIDTIVAIHANAHYTFISDGAATLFCPLSIGEIEQRLDAEHFVRVHRSHIVNLDCVVGLKRVGDNGLVELSGAEHQTVPVSRSRFGRLKSRLGLINREATLALRA, from the coding sequence ATGCGTGTGACGCATGAGCCTTGGCTCGTCATTCTCTCGCTCGTCGTCGCGATCCAGGGGGCCTATGTCGGGCTGAACCTCGCCGTGCAAGTCCGGCAGGCCGAAGGCCTCAGGCGGCGGCTGCTTCTGGCTGGAGCCGCGATTTCGCTCGCAGTCGCCATCTGGGCCATGCATTTCGTCGGCATGCTCGCCGCGAGGCTGCCCTTCACGGTCGATTACCTCGTCTTTCCGACGCTGTTGTCCTTTCTGGTCTGCGTGATCGTGGTCGGGACGGCGGTGTTCGCGGCGAGCGCCGGGCCGCTGACGATGATCCGTCTCGCCGCCTCAGCCTGCGTCATGGGGGGCGGCATCGCCACCATGCATTATATCGGCATGAGCGCCCTGCATGCGAGCGCCCATATGGTGCACGAGGCGCCTTTCGTGGTGGCGAGCGTCCTCGTCGGCATCGCCGCATCGGGCCTGGCGCTCTGGCTGGCGAGCGATCGAGGCGGCCGTCCGCCACTCCTGCTCTCGGCGACGGCGCTCGGATTGGCGATCGCCGGGATGCATTACACCGCGATGGCGGGGCTCACCATCTATCCGTTCGGCCAGCCGACTTCCGGTGCGCCGGCCCTCTCGACCGACCTTCTGGCGATCGTGGTCGCCATCGTCGCCTTCCTGGGATCGGCGATCTTCCTCCTGGCGCTGGTCCCCGATCGAGCAGCGGCCCCGGCGCGCCTGGACGTCCCAGCCGCACAGCTCGTGACGGTCCCGGCGCAGCCCGCGGAGCCGCCTGCGGCACCCGTGGCCGTCGTGGCAGCCGTACCGGGCAATAGGAGCGATGAGGCCGGCCCCGAATTCGGCCGGGGAACCTTCGGGCCGCTCGGAGGCGCTGGAAATCCGCCGCGGCGCCTTGCAAGGCAGCTCCCGGTCGAGCGCGACGGCGCGACCTATTTCGTGCCGATCGACACGATCGTCGCCATTCATGCCAATGCGCATTACACTTTCATTTCCGATGGGGCCGCAACGCTGTTCTGCCCGCTCTCGATCGGCGAGATCGAGCAGCGCCTCGATGCCGAGCATTTCGTGCGGGTGCATCGCAGCCATATCGTCAATCTCGATTGCGTCGTCGGGCTCAAGCGGGTCGGGGATAACGGGCTCGTCGAGCTCTCAGGCGCCGAGCACCAGACCGTCCCCGTCAGCCGCAGCCGCTTCGGCAGGTTGAAATCGCGCCTCGGCTTGATCAATCGTGAGGCGACTCTCGCCCTTCGGGCGTGA
- a CDS encoding carbon monoxide dehydrogenase, medium subunit, whose amino-acid sequence MIPGAFAFHRPSSVADAVALLARLGEDARPLAGGHSLIPMMKLRLASPAHLIDLHGIPDISSIRAEGGDIVIGAMATHHELIQSELLGAKIPILRETSLQIADPQVRYVGTLGGNVANGDPGNDMPAVMIALDAMYEVAAKGGARRVAARDFYQGAYFTALEPGEIVTAIRIPVPASGHGHAYEKLKRKVGDYAIAAAAVVLSLAVGKVTNCAIGLTNVAETPLFAEAAAKLVIGSTLDAATVKAAVAAAEAIASPASDARGPARYRTKMAGVMLARALARAKANAR is encoded by the coding sequence GTGATCCCAGGCGCCTTCGCCTTTCACCGACCGAGCTCGGTCGCCGATGCCGTCGCCTTGCTGGCGCGGCTCGGTGAGGATGCGCGCCCCCTCGCCGGGGGGCACAGCCTCATTCCCATGATGAAGCTGCGGCTCGCTTCGCCGGCGCATCTGATCGATCTGCACGGCATCCCCGACATCAGCAGCATCCGCGCCGAAGGCGGCGACATCGTCATCGGCGCCATGGCGACGCATCACGAGTTGATCCAGTCGGAGCTGCTCGGCGCCAAGATCCCCATCCTGCGCGAGACCTCGCTGCAGATCGCCGACCCGCAAGTCCGCTATGTCGGCACGCTCGGCGGCAATGTCGCGAATGGTGATCCCGGCAACGACATGCCGGCCGTCATGATCGCGCTCGATGCGATGTATGAGGTCGCCGCCAAGGGCGGTGCGCGGCGGGTGGCCGCCCGCGACTTCTATCAGGGGGCCTATTTCACGGCGCTCGAGCCCGGCGAGATCGTGACCGCGATCCGCATTCCGGTGCCGGCTTCAGGCCATGGCCATGCCTATGAGAAGCTGAAGCGCAAGGTCGGCGACTATGCGATCGCCGCCGCCGCCGTGGTGCTGAGCCTCGCTGTCGGCAAGGTCACGAACTGCGCCATCGGCCTGACCAATGTGGCCGAGACGCCGCTCTTCGCCGAGGCGGCAGCGAAGCTCGTCATCGGCTCGACGCTCGATGCCGCGACCGTCAAGGCGGCGGTTGCCGCCGCGGAGGCGATCGCCTCACCGGCCTCCGATGCGCGTGGCCCCGCCAGGTACCGCACCAAGATGGCCGGCGTCATGCTCGCCAGGGCACTGGCGCGCGCCAAAGCCAATGCTCGGTGA